A section of the Hippea sp. KM1 genome encodes:
- a CDS encoding potassium channel family protein, with protein MDRNKKIDIYKTFYGTSLSAKIYRFSMQIITALSLVAIVGYDNAIPIYIGSPKVYKVIELTTIFAFGFDFIIRTILFLERLNTKNEPTGLGFPKILTPKNTAASRIRCIIAYAVSPGTLINLLSMVPYGYLPYPYRIAVLIARIFKGASFSKSVQELAEGLKEKTFEISIVFVIFFFVITGSSIVMLIAEGHKNPHIQNLFDAIWWSIVTFTTVGYGDITPITPIGRTIASFLMVMGISGIALLTGIISSAFTDRILKLKLNTEEIMERKIEKLSNHFIICGYGRVGKVVAKEMERFKKPFVVIEENQEAAREAIENGYLVITGSATDEEILKKARVKQAQGIALVMDSDADNIYTLITAKDENKDILAVARANSEDSVKKFVKLGAKTISPYQSSGYDISRMLISPKTAELVSIVMQSDKTIEMGEFYITKDSPYAGKKIKETDIRSRYNLIIIAMVGKDKSTRFNPKAEDIIDVGSTLICVGTKEDMERFEKAIS; from the coding sequence GTGGATAGGAACAAAAAGATAGACATATACAAAACCTTTTACGGCACATCGCTATCGGCCAAAATCTACAGATTCTCGATGCAGATCATAACGGCGTTATCCCTTGTTGCTATCGTGGGATACGACAACGCCATACCCATATACATAGGCTCACCGAAGGTTTACAAGGTGATAGAGTTAACAACCATATTTGCCTTTGGGTTCGACTTCATCATAAGAACGATCCTCTTCCTTGAACGGCTAAACACAAAAAACGAACCAACCGGTCTGGGCTTCCCTAAGATATTAACACCCAAAAACACAGCCGCATCAAGGATCAGATGCATAATAGCCTATGCCGTATCACCGGGCACCCTGATAAACCTCCTATCGATGGTTCCTTACGGATACCTCCCATACCCATATAGAATCGCCGTCCTGATAGCAAGGATATTTAAGGGTGCAAGCTTCAGCAAGAGCGTGCAGGAGTTGGCCGAAGGCCTAAAGGAGAAGACCTTTGAGATATCCATAGTTTTCGTCATATTCTTCTTTGTAATCACCGGCTCATCCATAGTTATGTTGATAGCAGAGGGGCATAAAAACCCCCACATACAAAACCTATTCGACGCCATTTGGTGGAGTATAGTAACATTTACAACGGTGGGCTATGGAGATATCACACCCATCACCCCAATAGGAAGAACGATTGCCTCATTCTTGATGGTAATGGGCATTTCTGGCATCGCACTCCTAACAGGTATAATCTCAAGCGCCTTTACCGATAGAATACTAAAACTCAAGCTCAATACGGAGGAGATCATGGAAAGGAAGATAGAAAAACTCTCAAACCACTTTATCATCTGCGGATACGGCAGGGTTGGCAAGGTTGTGGCCAAGGAGATGGAGCGTTTCAAGAAGCCGTTTGTCGTAATCGAGGAAAACCAGGAGGCGGCAAGGGAGGCGATAGAAAACGGCTATCTGGTCATAACAGGCAGCGCAACGGATGAGGAGATCCTAAAAAAAGCGAGGGTAAAACAGGCTCAGGGTATAGCCCTTGTTATGGATTCAGATGCAGATAACATATACACACTGATTACAGCAAAGGATGAAAACAAAGACATCCTGGCCGTTGCCAGAGCCAACTCTGAGGATTCGGTAAAGAAGTTTGTAAAATTGGGTGCAAAAACCATCTCGCCATACCAATCCAGCGGATACGACATCTCCAGAATGCTCATATCACCAAAAACCGCAGAGCTGGTATCCATCGTCATGCAATCCGACAAAACCATAGAGATGGGTGAGTTTTACATAACAAAGGACTCACCCTATGCCGGCAAGAAGATAAAAGAAACGGATATCAGAAGCAGATACAACCTCATAATCATCGCCATGGTTGGTAAGGACAAATCTACCCGCTTCAACCCGAAAGCAGAGGATATAATCGATGTCGGTTCAACCCTTATATGCGTTGGAACAAAGGAGGATATGGAAAGGTTTGAGAAGGCTATATCTTAG
- a CDS encoding damage-control phosphatase ARMT1 family protein yields MRVHAECYQCFISQAIRSSRLFYSDRDHLLKPAQEVVRVLQDIDVELPPPLISEEVYGTIRRSLGIDDPYKQIKKKYNDIALKYEEFAKKQIEQADDPLLYAVRLALAGNIIDFGSQIGSFSLENTIDEVVRNPLDLTDFELFKGDLEKSKRIVLLADNAGEIVFDKILLETIRGLYPEKELFVIVRGGPIINDVGLEDAIYVGMDKIARVIDSGQLIPGFWPDFAKGECKAVYESADIIISKGQGNFETLSEFEDRRIYFLFLIKCGVVAQYLGLKKLSKIFIRNDERWARLRA; encoded by the coding sequence ATGAGGGTGCATGCTGAATGTTATCAATGTTTTATATCTCAGGCCATACGCTCAAGCAGACTGTTTTATTCGGATAGAGACCATCTGCTAAAGCCTGCTCAAGAGGTGGTAAGGGTTTTGCAGGATATAGATGTTGAACTCCCCCCTCCTTTGATTAGCGAGGAGGTCTATGGCACAATTAGAAGGAGCCTGGGCATAGATGACCCTTACAAGCAGATAAAGAAGAAATACAACGACATAGCATTGAAGTATGAAGAATTTGCCAAAAAACAGATAGAACAGGCAGACGATCCCCTTCTTTATGCTGTAAGACTCGCCCTGGCCGGCAATATAATCGATTTTGGTTCCCAAATCGGGAGTTTTAGCCTTGAAAATACCATAGATGAGGTTGTAAGAAACCCGCTTGATTTGACCGATTTTGAGCTATTCAAGGGGGATTTGGAAAAATCCAAAAGGATAGTTCTGCTTGCAGACAACGCCGGTGAGATAGTGTTTGATAAGATCCTGCTTGAAACGATAAGGGGTCTGTATCCCGAAAAAGAACTGTTTGTTATTGTCAGGGGCGGTCCTATAATAAACGATGTCGGCTTAGAGGATGCTATCTATGTGGGAATGGATAAAATCGCAAGGGTGATAGATTCTGGCCAGCTCATTCCGGGATTCTGGCCTGATTTTGCAAAAGGCGAGTGCAAGGCCGTTTATGAGAGTGCCGATATTATCATATCGAAGGGGCAGGGCAACTTCGAGACCTTAAGCGAGTTTGAGGATAGGCGAATCTATTTCCTCTTTTTGATAAAATGCGGTGTCGTTGCCCAATACTTGGGTCTTAAGAAGCTCTCCAAGATATTCATAAGAAACGACGAGCGATGGGCAAGACTGCGGGCGTAG